In a genomic window of Myxococcales bacterium:
- a CDS encoding GNAT family N-acetyltransferase yields the protein MIEVRRIHRRDLNRVWEFLKISFHHVNLETVEYQRPRTKKRFVKTYDEEGVDQLVFEVGDQIVAYAECAHEVIGTDSWINEAYFERRKMRPLFVEELAVHPDWNGRGVGGFVLEQLHHLAKVRGLSHLVLEVAENNEHALSWYRKRNFRKLDAAIFLAASVDTEDELLPPKPVKAPEASAPTTAPVPDDPE from the coding sequence ATGATCGAGGTCCGGCGCATCCACCGGCGCGATCTCAACCGGGTCTGGGAGTTCCTGAAGATCAGCTTCCACCACGTCAACCTCGAGACCGTCGAGTACCAGCGGCCGCGCACCAAGAAGCGGTTCGTCAAGACCTACGACGAGGAGGGCGTCGACCAGCTGGTGTTCGAGGTCGGCGATCAGATCGTGGCCTACGCCGAGTGCGCCCACGAGGTCATCGGCACCGACAGCTGGATCAACGAGGCCTACTTCGAGCGCCGCAAGATGCGGCCGCTGTTCGTCGAGGAGCTGGCGGTCCACCCCGACTGGAACGGCCGCGGCGTCGGCGGGTTCGTGCTCGAGCAGCTCCACCACCTCGCCAAGGTCCGCGGCCTGTCGCACCTGGTGCTCGAGGTGGCCGAGAACAACGAGCACGCGCTGAGCTGGTACCGCAAGCGCAACTTCCGCAAGCTCGACGCCGCGATCTTCCTGGCCGCGTCGGTCGACACCGAGGACGAGCTCTTGCCGCCCAAGCCGGTCAAGGCGCCCGAGGCGAGCGCGCCGACCACGGCCCCCGTCCCGGACGACCCCGAGTAG
- a CDS encoding acyl-CoA dehydrogenase family protein: MDRTLFSPDHGLFRQAFRQFVDKEIKPNQARWAEAGIVDRAAWRKAGAAGFLCPWLPEASGGPGGDFLHSTIIMEELAYGYESGFAMALHSDICAPYLDSFGSPEQRQRWLPGCASGELILAIAMTEPGTGSDLAAIKTTAVRDGDDYVINGAKTFISNGQLCDLVIVAAKTDPDPANAHRGISLIVVEASRAGFVKGKRLEKMGMASQDTSEMFFEDCRVPVANRLGPEGGGFMMLMQKLQQERLCVAIGAQAVAEQVIKDTIAYTKERTAFGKPISKFQNTQFKLVECATKVQLGRVFLDELVRQHVAGKQLVTECSMAKWWVTDTSQEIIDTCLQFFGGYGYMLEYPVARAFMDARVQRIYAGTNEIMKVIIAKQLGL, translated from the coding sequence ATGGACCGCACGCTGTTCTCGCCCGACCACGGGCTGTTCCGGCAAGCCTTCCGCCAGTTCGTCGACAAGGAGATCAAGCCGAACCAGGCGCGCTGGGCCGAGGCCGGCATCGTCGACCGCGCGGCGTGGCGCAAGGCCGGCGCCGCCGGCTTCCTGTGCCCGTGGCTGCCCGAGGCCAGCGGCGGCCCTGGCGGCGACTTCCTGCACTCGACGATCATCATGGAGGAGCTGGCCTACGGCTACGAGAGCGGCTTCGCGATGGCGTTGCACTCGGACATCTGCGCGCCCTACCTCGACAGCTTCGGGTCGCCCGAGCAGCGCCAGCGCTGGCTGCCGGGGTGCGCGTCGGGCGAGCTGATCCTGGCGATCGCCATGACCGAGCCCGGCACCGGCAGCGACCTGGCCGCGATCAAGACCACCGCGGTCCGGGACGGCGACGACTACGTCATCAACGGCGCGAAGACCTTCATCTCCAACGGCCAGCTCTGCGACCTGGTGATCGTCGCGGCCAAGACCGATCCGGATCCCGCGAACGCCCACCGCGGCATCTCGCTGATCGTGGTCGAGGCCAGCCGCGCCGGCTTCGTGAAGGGCAAGCGGCTCGAGAAGATGGGCATGGCGTCCCAGGACACCAGCGAGATGTTCTTCGAGGACTGCCGGGTGCCGGTCGCCAACCGGCTCGGCCCCGAGGGCGGCGGCTTCATGATGCTCATGCAGAAGCTGCAGCAGGAGCGGCTGTGCGTGGCGATCGGCGCCCAGGCGGTGGCCGAGCAGGTCATCAAGGACACGATCGCGTACACCAAGGAGCGGACCGCGTTCGGCAAGCCGATCTCGAAGTTCCAGAACACCCAGTTCAAGCTGGTCGAGTGCGCCACCAAGGTGCAGCTCGGCCGGGTGTTCCTCGACGAGCTGGTCCGCCAGCACGTCGCCGGCAAGCAGCTGGTGACCGAGTGCTCGATGGCCAAGTGGTGGGTGACCGACACCAGCCAGGAGATCATCGACACCTGCCTGCAGTTCTTCGGCGGGTACGGCTACATGCTCGAGTACCCGGTGGCGCGGGCGTTCATGGACGCGCGGGTGCAGCGCATCTACGCCGGCACCAACGAGATCATGAAGGTGATCATCGCCAAGCAGCTGGGGCTGTAG
- a CDS encoding HmuY family protein, whose product MSPLLRLGSSLLLLLAVACGGDDGTADVDAGPPIDADGCDPATALPTQWRPIATISAGAVNVTTAAGVTSGTIDATAGGTAAAADNPYVYLDLMTGTKVDISDTTALSSTAWHIAFKRAGIKINGGDSGPGDVAAAPVAVEFLGDVDAVPATLTTDDWADATCTLIAGPTGEPATVMSTWYDYDDQTHVLTPKTQVWVLRIAPGVHRKLRIVTYYGDAANPMRGAYYQVEWAPL is encoded by the coding sequence ATGTCGCCTCTCCTGCGCCTGGGTTCGTCGCTCCTGCTCCTCCTCGCCGTCGCCTGCGGAGGCGACGACGGCACCGCCGACGTCGACGCCGGGCCGCCGATCGACGCCGACGGCTGCGATCCCGCCACCGCGCTGCCGACGCAGTGGCGGCCGATCGCGACGATCTCGGCCGGCGCGGTCAACGTGACGACCGCCGCGGGTGTGACCAGCGGCACGATCGACGCCACCGCCGGCGGCACCGCCGCCGCCGCCGACAACCCCTACGTCTACCTGGACCTGATGACCGGCACCAAGGTCGACATCTCGGACACGACCGCGCTGTCGTCGACCGCGTGGCACATCGCGTTCAAGCGCGCCGGCATCAAGATCAACGGCGGCGACTCGGGCCCCGGCGACGTCGCGGCCGCACCAGTGGCGGTCGAGTTCCTCGGCGACGTCGACGCCGTGCCGGCGACCCTGACCACCGACGACTGGGCCGACGCGACCTGCACGCTGATCGCCGGCCCGACCGGCGAGCCGGCCACGGTGATGTCGACCTGGTACGACTACGACGATCAGACCCACGTGCTGACGCCCAAGACCCAGGTCTGGGTGCTGCGGATCGCCCCGGGCGTGCACCGCAAGCTGCGCATCGTCACGTACTACGGCGACGCCGCCAACCCGATGCGGGGCGCGTACTACCAGGTCGAGTGGGCGCCGCTGTGA
- a CDS encoding alpha/beta fold hydrolase, translated as MPARATLHHELLIPAGATRLVAFTHGLYGSGSNWRSIARQVLARAPGWGAALIDLRLHGRSSAGAPPHTVAACTGDVAALIAELGAAGPPVAVAVGHSFGGKVVLGLDALAHRVILDSTPSARPGAWAAPDNSVRDAWTSMRALDQVWPRRDDYVAALVARGHAPALAGWLAMNLAPVDGGLRLRLDLDAVRALVLDYYAVDVWPSIEAATGPITMVVAERGGTVSADDLARLEHAPAIVTTHVVAGAGHWLHLDAPAAVVDHVVAALPAP; from the coding sequence GTGCCCGCGCGCGCGACCTTGCACCACGAGCTGCTGATCCCGGCCGGCGCGACCCGGCTGGTCGCGTTCACCCACGGGCTCTACGGCAGCGGCAGCAACTGGCGCTCGATCGCCCGCCAGGTGCTGGCCCGGGCGCCGGGCTGGGGCGCGGCGCTGATCGATCTGCGGCTGCACGGGCGCTCGAGCGCGGGCGCGCCGCCGCACACGGTCGCGGCCTGCACCGGCGACGTCGCGGCGCTGATCGCCGAGCTCGGCGCCGCCGGCCCGCCGGTGGCGGTGGCGGTCGGTCACTCGTTCGGCGGCAAGGTCGTGCTGGGGCTCGACGCGCTGGCCCACCGGGTGATCCTCGACTCGACGCCCAGCGCGCGTCCGGGCGCCTGGGCCGCGCCCGACAACAGCGTCCGCGACGCGTGGACCTCGATGCGCGCGCTCGATCAGGTGTGGCCCCGGCGCGACGACTACGTCGCGGCGCTGGTGGCGCGCGGCCACGCGCCGGCGCTGGCCGGCTGGCTGGCGATGAACCTGGCGCCGGTCGACGGCGGGCTGCGCCTGCGCCTCGACCTCGACGCGGTGCGCGCCCTGGTGCTCGACTACTACGCCGTCGACGTGTGGCCGTCGATCGAGGCCGCGACCGGGCCGATCACGATGGTCGTGGCCGAGCGCGGCGGCACCGTCAGCGCCGACGATCTGGCCCGGCTCGAGCACGCGCCGGCGATCGTCACGACCCACGTCGTCGCCGGCGCCGGCCACTGGCTGCACCTCGACGCGCCGGCCGCGGTGGTCGACCACGTCGTCGCGGCGCTGCCCGCGCCCTGA